DNA from Algisphaera agarilytica:
AATGCCGTGCTCTACCAACTGAGCTACCTGGCCGGCCAACCGTTTCGCCGGGGTCAATTCCGGGGCGAATCGGATCAGTTGGGCCACAGAGATTAACGTGCCTATCGCACTTGTCAACCGCGATAGGATCAGTACACTATGCGACTCGCCACAGCGCGGCCGATCGGCCTGCTGGGCGTGTGACCCGGACCTAACCTCAGACGCAGGATGCGTTTGCCCGACGGAGGCTATCCCCTCCGCCAGCCCCGAAAGTTCGCCATGGCCAAGAAAGAAATCAGCTCGCAGTTCAAGATCCAAGCCCCCGGCGGCCAAGCCACCCCGGCCCCGCCCATCGGCCCCGCCCTCGGCCAACACGGCGTGAACCCCGGGCAGTTCATCCAACAGTTCAACGACCGCACCCGTCCCCTGAACGGCAAGGTCGTCGGCTGCGTCATCACCGTCTACAAAGACCGCTCCTTCGAATTCGAAGTCAAGGCTCCGCCCGTGGCCGTGCTCCTGAAGGACGCCGCCAAGGTCGACAAGGGCTCGGGCGTTCCGCACAAGGAAAAGGTTGGCTCGGTCACCATGGACCAGGTCAAGGCCATCGCCGAAGAAAAGGGCAAGGAGCTCTCGGGCCACACCCTCGAAGCGAACTGCCGCATCGTCGCGGGCACCGCTCGCTCGATGGGTATCACCGTCGAAGACTAAAAATAACGCTGACCGCAGGTCTGCGATGTTCAGAAGAGGCCAACCACGGGCCCTGACCGTGGGAGATTCCGCCGCTCAATCGTGAGACGGCCAATCGAAAGGAAAGTTGATGTCTCGGAAAAAAGGTAAACGCTATACCGCCGACGCACGGGTCGCTAACGACGACGTGCTGCCTCTCTCCCAAGCGGTGGAACGCCTAAAAGGCTTCCGCGCCACCAAGTTCGACCAGACCGTCGAGCTCCACATGCACCTGGGTATCGACCCCAAGCAAGCGGACCAGATGCTCCGCGGCTCGGTTTCGCTTCCCCACGGCATCGGTGGTGCCCAGAAGCGCGTCGTCGCTTTTTGTGCTCCCGAAAAGGAAGAAGAAGCCAAGGCCGCTGGCGCCATCGAGGCTGGCAGCGAAGAGCTGGTGAAGAAGATCGAAGGCGGCTGGATGGATTTCGACGTCGCCGTCGCTGAGCCCGCCCAGATGCGGGTCGTGTCCAAGCTCGGTAAGGTGCTGGGCCCCAAGGGCCTGATGCCCTCGCCCAAGGCCGGCACCGTCGATCCCAAGATCGCCGAGGCCGTCAAGGCCTTCGTCGCCGGTAAGGTTGAGTATCGCAACGACGACGGCGGCAACATCCACGCCCCGATCGGCAAGCACAGCTTCTCGGCCGAGCAACTCGTCGAGAACGCCGAAGCGATGATCAAGCTCATCACCCGTCTGAAGCCCGCCGCCACCAAGGGTCAATACGTCAAGAAGATCGCGATCACCGCGACGATGACGCCCTCGGTTCTGGTCGAAGCGTGAAGTCCTGATAGGCGCTAGGCGTTCGTCGCTAGGCGCTAGGAAAACATACGAACCTTCCTCGAATAACGAAACACAACCTAGCGCCTAGCGCCTAACCACTAGCGCCTGCGAGCGCAGCGAGCAAAACCATGAGCAAGCCCGTTAAAAACCTCATCGCCTCGGCTTACGCCAAGGAATTCGCCGACCTCAGCGGCGCCGTGCTGATCGACATCCGCGGCGTCGAAGCCAACGACAACAACGCCCTCCGCAACGAGCTGGCCGAGAAGTCGATCAAGGTCCGCGTGATCAAGAACAGCCTCGCCAAGGGCGTTTTCGCCGGCGGCGAACTCGAAGGACTCAACGAGTTCCTTGAAGGCCCCGCCGCCATGGTCTTCCCCGCCAGCGAAGACACCTCGGTCGTCGGCGTCGCCCGTGAACTCATCGACTGGGCCAAGAAGCTCGAGAACATGGAGTTCAAGGGTGCCGTCATGGACGGCATGACCTTCGGCCCCGACGAGATCAAGAAGCTCTCGGAATACCCGACCAAGGAAGAAGCCCAAGCCCAGGTCGTCCAGATCCTGCTCACCCCGGCCCAAAACCTGGTCAGCGCGATCACCGCCCCCGGCAAGAACCTCGCGGGCATCATCAAGACGATCCAAGAGAAGCTGGAAAACGGCGAAACCATCGCCAAGGTGGGCTAACCGTAGGGTGGGCACCGCCCACCATTAATCGTTTTTTACGTAACCCGGTGGGCTGTGCCCACCCTACATGAATCAATTACACGATCTCTCACTGGCCCCGCTGGGGTTAAATCGTCGATGGTCGACGACCTATGGGAGACGCAACGTTTGGAGTTTTAGTTATGGCAGAAGCAGCAATCGCAGAACTGGGCGACAAGCTCGTCGGTCTCACCCTCAAGGACGCCGTTGATCTGGCGGACTACCTCAAGGAAACCTACAACATCGAGCCCGCCGCTGGCGGTGCCGTGATGGTTGCCGGTGCGGGTGGTGGCGGCGCGGCCGAGGAAGCCGAAGAGAAGACCGAATTCGACGTCGTCCTGAAGTCTGGCGGCGACAAGAAGATCCAGGTCATCAAGGCCGTCCGCGAAGCCACCGGCCTGGGCCTCAAGGAAGCCAAGGCTATGGTCGACGGTGCCCCCGAGACCATCAAGGAAGCCATGCCCAAGGAAGAGGCCGAAGCCCTCGCCGAGAAGATCAAGGAAGCCGGCGGCGAAGTCGAACTCAAGTAGTTCTAACGCCCTCGGATGTCGTCGCCCGCTTCGGCGGCGTGACGACGCCCTCCGAAATACAAAACCGCACCGTGAAAACGGTGCGGTTTTTTTGTGGGTGCAAGCAAGCCGCGGCGTTGAGATTCGCAGTTGTGGGGCAGGCGGGCGGGATATACTCGTCCCATGGGCGGATCGGCACTGGTTCTTGTTGCGGTGGTGGTGACGGGGGGCTTACTCCTGGCCCTTTTGGTTCTGCTAGTCCTGGCGCTGCTCACCAAAATCCGTGGCGGCGAATCAGATGCTGCGTTCCAGCCCGATGCGGAATGGAAGGTGCTTCGGACCTACAACACGGCCGAGCAGGCCCACCTGGACCGCGCCATGCTCGAGGGTTGTGGCGTCCCCGTTCGGCTGGCGAATGAGCACACCGTGGGCACGGACTGGATGTACGGGATCGCGGTCGGCGTGGACCTGCGGGTGCCCGAAGACCAACTGCAGTCCGCAGAATTGATGCTACGTGACGCGAGGGTGGGCAGCGCTTCGGTCGACCTCGAAGTCGAGGAGTTTCCGGAAGACGAATCGGGCCGACGGTGTTCACGTTGCGGCTCGACCGAGGTCTACCGTGTCCGGGCGGGCATCGGTTGGGCGATCAGCACGGTGGTGCTTCTGGGCATCCCGCTGCTCCGAAAGAAACAACTCAGATGCGACGCGTGCGGGAACATCGGCCCGATCGCCTCGATGTCATGAGCAGCGGGGCGAGCAGGCACAGGGCCACCGAGGGCTCGGGGATGATGGTGGAGGCCGGCAGGTTCGTGTTGCCGAAGTTGTCCTGCCAGACGGTGTAATCGGCCGCGTCGATGACGCCGTTGCCGTTGCCATCCGCAGCCAGGTCGGTGGTCGAACCGAAGGAGTCTTGCCAGACGGTGTAGTCCGCGGCGTCGACGATGCCGTTGCCGTTGTAGTCCCCGGCGAGGAGCTCGGCGACGGTGGCGGTGATCGACAGCAAGACGCCGCTGAACGTTTCGTCGATGCCCACGAGGATGAGTTCGCCGTTGGCGTCCTGCGCGAAGCCGGTGATGCGGTAGGGCAGTTCTTCGCCGTCGGGATCGATCAGCATCTGGAAGACCGTGTTGCTGCCCGGCGTGCCGGTGGGGTCGCCGTAGAGCAGGCGTCCGCCGTCGCCGACGGTTCGGCCTTCTTCGTCGAACTCTTCGCCCACGCCCTGGAACTCCCCGAAGATGTATTGGCCGTAGAGTTCCGGCAGTTCCGAACCGCGGTAGACGAAGCCCCCGATGGGGCTGACGCCGTCGGTCTGGTCGTACTCGAAGACGGGCAGGTCGTTGACCGGGCCGTTGACGATGGCCAACAAGCGGGCGACTTCTTCGTCGGTGAGTTCACGCATGATGGCCGTATTGCGTGTGGTCCCCGATTCGTTGTTGGCGATGGTCCCGTTGGGGTGGGTGATGAACTGCACCATCGGGTTGGGGTTAGTGACCGGGTCGTAGTCGGCGAGGACCTTGCCTACGGAAGTGGGCGGGATCAGGTTGGTCGGCCCGCCGACGCGGTGGTGGGTGCTGTCGGAGCTGTGGTTGCCCAAGTAGATGAACGAGCCTTCAAGCAAGCCCCAGCCGAAGTCGCCGGCCGAGTCGCCGCTGAGCACGTCGCTGACGTTGAAGGACTTGATGGATTCGATGTTGGCCTGTCCGGTTTCGCTGACGTAGGCGTCGTCGCCGTCGAAGCTGATGCGGTAGGGGTTGCGGGCCCCGTAGACGAAGACCATGTCCTCGGCCCCGATCGTGCCGCCGTCGTAGTGCGGGTTGTCGGTGGGCACGGAGAAGCGGGCCTCGCCATCGACCGAGAAAACCGAGCGGTCGGCGGTGTTGGTCAGGGTGAGCGGGTCGATGCGGAGGATCTTGCCGTAGGCGTTGTCGGGGCTGCTGGAGTTGTTCTCGTAGTCGGTGGCGTTGCCGCCGTCGCCGGAGGTGACGTAGAGCAGGTTGTCGGGTCCGAAGGCGAGGTCGCCTATGTTGTGGCCGTGGTGCTCCTGGTGGAAAGTCGCGAGCACTCGCCGGGTGGTGTCGGTGCCCAGCGACAAGGTGGACGCGCCGGGGGCGGTGGTGGTGTACTCGGCCAGCACCGATTCGTGCTCGCCCTTGGTGAAGATGGTCCCGTTCTCGTGGTAGCCATAGAACGGGTGGTCGAAGTCGGAGTCGAACCCGCCGGCGGGCGGGGTGTTGTTGGCCTCGACGGTGTAGAACTTGCCGTAGCCGGCACTGCCCGTGTTGTGGAAGTCGGGGTGCAGGGCGATGGAGGTCAGGCCGTAGTCAAAAGGCTCGCTGAGGTTGGCGAAGCCGTCGGCCGACGGCGTGGTGATCCAGGGCGTGGCTTGAATGTCCCCGGCGGAGTCGATGAGGTGAATCCGGCCATCGAGCGAGGTCAACAGCGTTCGGCCCAGGGCATCGAACTGCATGTCGGTGGTGAGCCCCATGTTGATCCCGCTGGGGTTCTGCGCGTACGGCGTCAGCTTGATCGTGTGGTTGGTGGAGAGCACCTGGATGTCGGTGATGGTCGTGCCCGGCGCAACGCTGGGGTCCGACAAGTCCATCGGTTGGCCCGAGGCGGATAGGCCCGCGACGGTCAACGTGTAAACAACTCCCGAAACAACCAAACCCCTCATACCCTGATCTCCCGGTTACGGTGTGAACTCACGCAAACCCCCAAGGCCGATAGTTGAACAAAAAACGAAGTGAACCCTGCATCGACACGAGGCAGAGAAAAGTCGATGCCGAACGCAATCATACACGAAGGTGAAATTTGGTTAAGTCGGTGATTGGGATTTAACGCAAGAAGTGTGAAATTCGTTCACGCCGCGAGCCGACGAAGGCACAAGACCGAGCAAACCGCATGCAACTGGTGCTGCTTGCACGGGTTTTTGAAAGGTCTATAGTTCGAGCCGTCATCGCCAAAGGCTTGGCCGGAAGGCTGCAGATCACCCCAGCGGGTTGTAGCCGGCCGGACCGTACTTGTACGCAAAGGGACCGTTTCGATGGACCGTGGCCGACTGATCAAACTCTGTATCGCGCTGATCATCCCCCTGATCGTGATACTCATCCCCCGAGACATGATCCCCATCGACGGGCTGACGGTGACCCAGCACCGGGTGGTCGCGATCTTCGCTCTGGCGCTGTGTTTATGGGTGCTCGAGCCGATCCCGATCTTTGCCACGTCGGTGTTGATCATCGTGGTGGAGCTGATGACGATCTCGAACAAGAGCATCAAGTGGCTCATGCCGAGTGGCGAAGCGCCCGAGGGCTTCGGCGAGATGGTGCCGTACAAATCGATCATGGCCACCTTCGCCGACCCGATCATCATGCTGTTCCTCGGCGGCTTCTTCCTCGGGGCGGCGGCGACCAAATACAAAATGGACACCAACCTCGGCCGGGTGCTGCTCAAGCCCTTCGGCACGCGGACGGCCCTGGTGATGCTGGGCATGATGGTGGTCACCGCCGTGTTCTCCATGTTCATGAGCAACACCGCGACCACGGCCATGATGCTCGCGGTGCTCATGCCCGTGCTCCGCAGCATCGACGCGGTCGACCCCGCCCGGATCAGCTTCGCCCTGGCGATCCCCTTCGCCGCGAACATCGGCGGCATCGGCACGCCCATCGGGACGCCGCCCAACGCCGTGGGCATGAAGTACCTGGTCGACGGCGACGGGCAGGCGCTCGTGACGTTTGCCGGGTGGATGGGCTTCGGCGTGCCGTTCGTGATAGTGCTGCTGGTGGTGGCCTGGCTGCTCTTGCTGTTCATGTTCAAGCCGAGCAAGCCGAACCTCGAGGTTGAATTCAAGGGGCGGTGGCTGCGGAGCCCCCAGGCGTGGGTGGTGTATGTCACCTCGGCCGCGACGATCCTGCTTTGGCTCACCGGCGGCACGGTGCACGGGCTGACCTCGCACACGGTCGCGCTCATCCCCGTGGCGGTGTTCTGCTGCACGGGCATCATGACCTCGCAGGACCTCAAGGGGCTGAGTTGGGACGTGCTGTGGCTGGTGGCCGGCGGGTTTGCGTTGGGGCTGGCGTTGCAAGCGACCGGGCTGAGCGCGGCACTGGTCGAGAGCATCCCGTTTGCTTCGATGCCCGCGCTGGTGATCATTTGCATCGCGGTGGCCCTGACCTTCACGATGGCGACGTTCATGAGCAACACCGCCGCGGCGAACCTCGTGCTGCCGATCATGGCGGCGCTGGGCGCTTCGCTGAGCTCGCTGGTGCCGCTGGGCGGGCAGATGATGCTCATCCTCGTGGTGACGTTCTCCGCCTCGCTGGCGATGACGATGCCCATCAGCACCCCGCCCAACGCGATGGCCTACGCCACCGGCTGGATCAAGACCGGCCACATGGCCAAGGCCGGCCTCGCGGTCGGTGCGCTGGGTCTTGCCCTCACCGCGGTGATGGCGGTGCTGATGAACGTCATGGGCTTCTTCGATCGCTGACCCGGACGCCGTCATGGACTGCGGCGTTGACCTGATGGATGATGATGGTGATGTCTAATCCGAGCAACACCAACCTGCAGGACGTGATCGATCGGCACTTCAACGAGCCGACGCGGACCGTACGTCTGGCCACGGGCGAAACGCTCTTGAACCAAGGCGATCCGAACCGCCGTCTGTATCGGGTCCGTAGCGGGCTGATGCGGGGCCATATCGCGGAAGACGACGGCACGCTCACCGATGTCCTGCGTGCGGGGCCGGGCAACCTCGTCGGGGTGCAGAGCTTCTTCGGCAACGGCGTGAACTCGCAAACCCTCACCGCGTTGGAAGAAACCGAGCTGGGCTATATCGAGCGTGATATGCCGATCAAGCCCGGCGAGCCATCGCTGGAACGCCTGCTCATGCCGATCGTGCTGGGCGAACTGATCCGTCGGCAGCGCAAAGCCCTGGAGTTGGCCGAAAGCGAGCGCGAGACACGTGAACAGCTCGATCAGTTGCAACGTGTCTCTGCACTGGGGCAACTGGCGGCGGGGGTGGCTCACGAACTCAACAACGCGATAACCGTATTGGTGCGCGGGACGTCGTGGATCGCGCAAACCGTACAGCTGGTGGTGGATCAGAACGAGCGTGTGTTGCACCGCGCCTTCGATGCCGGGCTCGAGCACGGCCGCCGCGCTTCCGCCGCCGAGGTCCGGCAACACACCACGATCCTCGAGAAAAAGCTCGGCGTGTCGTACAGCGACGCCCGCAAGCTCGCCCGCACCGGCCTGTCCGAACCCCACCTGGCGAGCTTCAACGACCTGAAGAAAAACGTCGACCACGTCGTCAGGCTGTGGGAGCTCGGCGCGACCATCCACGACATGCGTCTCTCCGCCGACCAGGCCGAGCACGTCGTGCAGTCGATGCGCAACCTGGGCTCTAGCCGTGTCCGCGACGACCAGCCGGTGGACATCAACGAGACGATCAACACCGCCCTCAAACTCCTCCGGGGCCAGCTCGAGCACGTCGAACTGTCCGCCGACCTCCAAGACCTGCCGACCATCCGCGCCAGCCAGGGCAAGCTGGTACAGGTCTGGACGAACCTGATTAAGAACGGCATCGAAGCGATGACCGCGGGCGGCACGCCGACCCGTCGCCCCAAGATCAGCATCACGTCCCGTGCCACCCGCGATTCGGTGATGGTCGTGATCGACGACACCGGCCCGGGCATCCCCGACGACGTGCTGCCCCGCATCTTCGAACCCAGTTTCTCCACCAAGACGCACGGCCTGAACTTCGGGTTGGGACTGGGCCTATCCATCGTCCAACGCGTCGCTGCGGAATGTGGCGGCAACATCACCGCGAAGAACACCCCGACGGGTGCCCGTTTTATTGTTCAACTCCCCCGAGAGGTGCTCGATGTCTAAACCCGTGATCCTGTGTATCGACGACCAACGCGAAGTGCTCGCGGCGCTGATCAAAGACCTCGAGCCGTTTGCGGAGTTCTTCGACATCATCGATGCCGAGAACGCCGAGGACGCGGGGGCGGTGCTCGACGACATGATCGACCGCGGCATGCCCGTGGCGCTGATCATCTCCGACCACGTGATGCCGGGGATCACGGGCGTGGCGCTGCTCACCCAGATCCGTAGCCGGGGTGACCTGCCCCACACCCGCAAGCTTCTGCTCACCGGCCTGGCGACGCACGAAGACACGATCCGAGCGATCAACGAAGCCGCGATCGATCAGTACATCGCCAAACCGTGGCACGCCGATCAATTGCACGAGACCGTGGGCCGGCTGGTGACCCAGTACATCCTCGACGTCTATCCCGACAGCTATCAGCCGTTCCTGCCCATCCTCAATCAGGACGTCATCCTCGACCGCATGCAGCACGGCCAGGGTCCGCACGGCGACCGCTGAGCGCTGCTCGCTTTTCGCTCCACACGACGCTTCATCGGTCGGCATACAATCACGAGGTGACGTTCAACCCCGCCGATATCCTCGCCGCCGACGGCCCGATCGCAAGGCGATTGGGCGATCGCTACGAGCACCGGCCCGAACAAGCGCAGATGATCGAAGCGGTTGAAGACGCGCTCGACGCCGGCCACCCGCTGATGGTCGAAGCCGGCACGGGCGTGGGCAAGTCGTTTGCGTACCTGCTGCCCGCGGTGGCGCACATCCTCCGGGCCGGTGAACGCGGGGCCGACCAGAAACGCCGGGTGATTATCTCGACGCACACCATCGCGTTGCAGGAACAGATCATCGAGAAAGACATCCCGCTGCTGCAGTCGATCCTGCCCGGCGCGGGCGGCGATGAGTTTTCGGCCGTGCTCGTGAAGGGCCGGGGGAATTACGTTTCGCTTCGGCGGATGAACCGGGCGTGGGAACGCAAGGCCTCGCTCTTCGACGAGTCGGCCGAGGAACGCACCATCCGCGACATCGTGGCGTGGTCGAAAGAAACCTCCGACGGCTCGCTCGCCAGCCTGCCCCAGCTCGAAGCGCCCAACGTCTGGAACGACGTGCAGAGCGACAGCGAGGACTGCATGGGCAAGCGTTGCCCGAGCTACAAGGAATGCTTCTACCAGAGCGACCGACGGCGGATGATGAACGCGGACCTGCTCGTGGTGAACCACGCGCTGTTCTTCGCCGACCTGGCGTTGCGGGCCGAGACGGACGGAGGCTACGCGATCCTGCCGCCGTACGACGCGGTGGTGCTGGACGAGGCCCACACGATCGAGGACGTCGCCAGCGACCACTTCGGGCTGAGCGTCAGCAAGTACCAGGTCGGCTACCTGATCTCGCGTTTGTACCAGGCCAAACGCCACCGCGGCCTACTGCCCTCGCTGCAGAACAAGCTCGACATGCGGCTGTTCAACAATACCGTGCTCGCGCTCGAAAAAGCCTACACCGCCAGCGAAAACTTCTTCGATGAATTAATCGTCTGGCACGAGCAGCAGGGCGGCCGGAACGGACGTATCCGCGAGCCGCAGCCCATCAGCAACACGCTGACGCCGCTGCTGCACGAACTGTCGCTCATGCTGCTGCGAGTGAAGAACGCGTTGGACAGCGAAGACGATCGCCTCGAAGTACAGGGCTACGCCGACCGGGCCCAGGCGCTGGGCGACACGCTCAAGGCGCTGATCGATCAGACCGTGCCCGACAGCGTGTACTGGGCCGAGGTGTCCCGGCGGGGGCGGTACCACCGCGTGAAGCTGTGCAGCTCGCCGATCGAGGTCGGACCCCTCATGCGGCAACGCCTCTTCGAGAGCAAGACCAGCAAGGGCGACCCGCTGCCCGTGGTCATGACCTCGGCGACGCTCGCCACCGCGCCGCGGCGCACCTCGCCCACGGCCAGCGCCGAGCCACGCCCCGCCAACCAGGTTGCGGGCCCGGACAAGTTCGCCCACCTCAAGCAGCGGCTTGGCTGCGACGAGGCGCAGTCGCTGCTGCTGGGCTCGCCCTACGACTACGCCGAACAGGCCGAGCTGGTCGTCGCACGTCATCTACCCGACCCGGGGTCGCCCGCCTTCTTTGACAAGATGACGCCGACGCTGTTGCGCCACCTCGATGACAGCGACGGCGGGGCGTTCGTATTGTTCACGAGCTACGCCATGCTCAAGCGGACCGCCGAGTGGCTGCGGCCCCGTCTCATCCAACGCAACATGCCCGTGCTCGTGCAGGGCGAGGGCCTGCCGCGCACCGCGATGCTGGAACAGTTCAAACAGGACCACCGCAGCGTGCTGCTGGGCACCGACAGCTTCTGGCAGGGCGTGGATGTGCAGGGCGAGGCGTTGCGCTGCGTGATCATCACCCGGCTGCCGTTCGTCGTGCCCGACCGCCCGCTCATCGAGGCCCGCAACGAGCGGATCAAAGCCCGTGGCGGCAACCCGTTTGCCGACTACTCGCTGCCCGAAGCCGTGCTCAAGTTCAAGCAGGGGTTCGGCCGGCTCATCCGATCTAAACAAGACACGGGTAAAGTCGTTGTCCTGGATAGCCGGATGATGACCCGGCCGTACGGGCGAAAGTTCATCGAGGCGTTGCCCCGCCTCCCGGTGGTCGAAGACCGCCTGCCCAACCCCGATACCAATGCCATCGACCCGGCATGGAGCTGACTCAATGACTCACAAGAAACGATACCTGGTCCTGTGCACCGCCAACCGCTGCCGTTCGCAGATGGCCCACGGCTGGCTGGCCCACCTCGGCGGCGACGCCGTCGAAGTCTCCTCCGCCGGCGCGAAGCCCGGCGGCGTGCACCCGCTCTCGATCCAGGTGATGAACGAAGCCGGCGTCGACATCAGCGGCCACAGCTCCGACCACCTCGACCAGTACCTCGAAGACGACTTCGATGCGGTCATCACGGTTTGCGACAACGCCAAGGAAGCCTGCCCCTACTTCCCCGGGGCCAAGCGATTGATCCACCACGCCTTCGACGATCCCGACGACAAGACCGGCACGCTGACCGAAGAACAGATGCTGCCGACCTTCCACCGGGTGCGTGACGAGATCCGCACGTGGTGCGCCGACTTCCTCGCGGAAGAAGGCGTCGCCGTCGCGGTGTGAGATCGGTTGGGCTTATCTGCAATACGGATCGCGATGCGGCGGGTACGAATGGTCCCTGCGGTGTTTGTCGTAGTACACGTCTCGGACGCCGTGGTGTCGTTTGTGTTTGTGGTGGTCGTGATCGGCTTCACTGCCGATGACGTAGCCGATGGTCGCGCCGACCGCCGCGCCGATGAGGGTGCCGGTCTGGCGATCGGTGGCGCAGCCGGTGCTGGCGAGCAACACCCCGCCCAACGCAAGTGCGGCGAGCGGGAGGCGGACGGATGTCGAGAAGGTGGATCGGGACATGGCGGTTCTCCGGGGGCCGGACGCGCAGAAGCGACAAAGCACGTCTCACCTCTTGGGGCGTGACGCGCGGGTTGGGACAGCGGAGAACGTGTAAGCCGATGTGATTACGTCGTTAACGCGTTGTCGCCCCTGCGGGGCAAGCGGGTTAGAAGCTGCCGTGGCGCGACAATGCGTGCCATGCCAGCAGGTCTTTGAAATGCTCGGCCACTTCGTCCGGATCGGCGTCTGGCGGGGGCAGCGGGGCTTCCGCCGGCAAGTAGCGGCGGAGAACCTGATGCCAGCGATCGTGCCAGACCCATTGCAAAGGTGACGGATTACCGTGGGCTGAAGTCTCAAGTGCAAGTGGACTACCGAAGCTCAAGAGATGGTCCAGCACGTCATGGCTTAAACCGCGGTGCAGCATGGCCAGCATTACCGTGGACTCGGGGATTCCTTTGCGGCCAAGCATGCCCAAAAGCTGTGTGTCCAGTTCCGGGCGCTGGTTCTGCATCCACTGGGCCAGGCGCATCAGATACTCGGTTGTGACAAGTGTTTCTTGCTGCTCGGC
Protein-coding regions in this window:
- the rplK gene encoding 50S ribosomal protein L11; the encoded protein is MAKKEISSQFKIQAPGGQATPAPPIGPALGQHGVNPGQFIQQFNDRTRPLNGKVVGCVITVYKDRSFEFEVKAPPVAVLLKDAAKVDKGSGVPHKEKVGSVTMDQVKAIAEEKGKELSGHTLEANCRIVAGTARSMGITVED
- the rplA gene encoding 50S ribosomal protein L1, producing the protein MSRKKGKRYTADARVANDDVLPLSQAVERLKGFRATKFDQTVELHMHLGIDPKQADQMLRGSVSLPHGIGGAQKRVVAFCAPEKEEEAKAAGAIEAGSEELVKKIEGGWMDFDVAVAEPAQMRVVSKLGKVLGPKGLMPSPKAGTVDPKIAEAVKAFVAGKVEYRNDDGGNIHAPIGKHSFSAEQLVENAEAMIKLITRLKPAATKGQYVKKIAITATMTPSVLVEA
- the rplJ gene encoding 50S ribosomal protein L10, which translates into the protein MSKPVKNLIASAYAKEFADLSGAVLIDIRGVEANDNNALRNELAEKSIKVRVIKNSLAKGVFAGGELEGLNEFLEGPAAMVFPASEDTSVVGVARELIDWAKKLENMEFKGAVMDGMTFGPDEIKKLSEYPTKEEAQAQVVQILLTPAQNLVSAITAPGKNLAGIIKTIQEKLENGETIAKVG
- the rplL gene encoding 50S ribosomal protein L7/L12, producing the protein MAEAAIAELGDKLVGLTLKDAVDLADYLKETYNIEPAAGGAVMVAGAGGGGAAEEAEEKTEFDVVLKSGGDKKIQVIKAVREATGLGLKEAKAMVDGAPETIKEAMPKEEAEALAEKIKEAGGEVELK
- a CDS encoding PQQ-dependent sugar dehydrogenase, coding for MDLSDPSVAPGTTITDIQVLSTNHTIKLTPYAQNPSGINMGLTTDMQFDALGRTLLTSLDGRIHLIDSAGDIQATPWITTPSADGFANLSEPFDYGLTSIALHPDFHNTGSAGYGKFYTVEANNTPPAGGFDSDFDHPFYGYHENGTIFTKGEHESVLAEYTTTAPGASTLSLGTDTTRRVLATFHQEHHGHNIGDLAFGPDNLLYVTSGDGGNATDYENNSSSPDNAYGKILRIDPLTLTNTADRSVFSVDGEARFSVPTDNPHYDGGTIGAEDMVFVYGARNPYRISFDGDDAYVSETGQANIESIKSFNVSDVLSGDSAGDFGWGLLEGSFIYLGNHSSDSTHHRVGGPTNLIPPTSVGKVLADYDPVTNPNPMVQFITHPNGTIANNESGTTRNTAIMRELTDEEVARLLAIVNGPVNDLPVFEYDQTDGVSPIGGFVYRGSELPELYGQYIFGEFQGVGEEFDEEGRTVGDGGRLLYGDPTGTPGSNTVFQMLIDPDGEELPYRITGFAQDANGELILVGIDETFSGVLLSITATVAELLAGDYNGNGIVDAADYTVWQDSFGSTTDLAADGNGNGVIDAADYTVWQDNFGNTNLPASTIIPEPSVALCLLAPLLMTSRRSGRCSRTRRI
- a CDS encoding SLC13 family permease, with the translated sequence MDRGRLIKLCIALIIPLIVILIPRDMIPIDGLTVTQHRVVAIFALALCLWVLEPIPIFATSVLIIVVELMTISNKSIKWLMPSGEAPEGFGEMVPYKSIMATFADPIIMLFLGGFFLGAAATKYKMDTNLGRVLLKPFGTRTALVMLGMMVVTAVFSMFMSNTATTAMMLAVLMPVLRSIDAVDPARISFALAIPFAANIGGIGTPIGTPPNAVGMKYLVDGDGQALVTFAGWMGFGVPFVIVLLVVAWLLLLFMFKPSKPNLEVEFKGRWLRSPQAWVVYVTSAATILLWLTGGTVHGLTSHTVALIPVAVFCCTGIMTSQDLKGLSWDVLWLVAGGFALGLALQATGLSAALVESIPFASMPALVIICIAVALTFTMATFMSNTAAANLVLPIMAALGASLSSLVPLGGQMMLILVVTFSASLAMTMPISTPPNAMAYATGWIKTGHMAKAGLAVGALGLALTAVMAVLMNVMGFFDR
- a CDS encoding ATP-binding protein, which codes for MSNPSNTNLQDVIDRHFNEPTRTVRLATGETLLNQGDPNRRLYRVRSGLMRGHIAEDDGTLTDVLRAGPGNLVGVQSFFGNGVNSQTLTALEETELGYIERDMPIKPGEPSLERLLMPIVLGELIRRQRKALELAESERETREQLDQLQRVSALGQLAAGVAHELNNAITVLVRGTSWIAQTVQLVVDQNERVLHRAFDAGLEHGRRASAAEVRQHTTILEKKLGVSYSDARKLARTGLSEPHLASFNDLKKNVDHVVRLWELGATIHDMRLSADQAEHVVQSMRNLGSSRVRDDQPVDINETINTALKLLRGQLEHVELSADLQDLPTIRASQGKLVQVWTNLIKNGIEAMTAGGTPTRRPKISITSRATRDSVMVVIDDTGPGIPDDVLPRIFEPSFSTKTHGLNFGLGLGLSIVQRVAAECGGNITAKNTPTGARFIVQLPREVLDV
- a CDS encoding response regulator; translated protein: MSKPVILCIDDQREVLAALIKDLEPFAEFFDIIDAENAEDAGAVLDDMIDRGMPVALIISDHVMPGITGVALLTQIRSRGDLPHTRKLLLTGLATHEDTIRAINEAAIDQYIAKPWHADQLHETVGRLVTQYILDVYPDSYQPFLPILNQDVILDRMQHGQGPHGDR